Below is a genomic region from Billgrantia tianxiuensis.
TTCTCGGAGGCCGATTCGGATAGCGACATGCTGGCGAGGCGTCCCTGATCGCTGGCGCCGCGCAGCTCCAGATGCTCGATGTGAAAGCGCGGAATATGGCTCACCATGCCGGAGTCCATCGGGTGCATCAGTTGCGCCTTCAGGCGGGCGCCGGCCAGACCGCCGGCCGGGCTGAACAGGGCGCCACGCAGTTGGCCGAAGCTGGCTGCCCAGTCGGGATTGCTGGCGGTGGCGCTGGGCGCGGTACAGCCGCCTCCGGCAGCCTCCACGTGAGCGCTGCCGACGTGCCAGCGGCCCTGTTCGTCGCGTACCGCAGCGCGCACGGTGGAGGCCTGCTGGATACGAAAGTTGAGCGCGACGGTGCGCACCTCGGCCGCCTCGGGTCGCAGGGTGAAGAGATGCGGCACCGGGTTGAGATCGATCCAGGTAACGACCTCCGCCACCTCATGTTCGAAGGCCGAGAGATCCACGGTCAGCGGCACCTGGGTCGCATCCTCGGCGAAGTGCGGCACCTTGAGCACGACCCGGTCGCTGTGGCGGATGTCGGCGGCCTCGCCCAGGTAGCGCGCCAGGTTGTAATGCCACATCGGCGAGCGGTAGGGATCCTCGGGCGGCTCAGCCAGCGCCGCTCCGACGAGCA
It encodes:
- a CDS encoding quinoprotein dehydrogenase-associated SoxYZ-like carrier, which translates into the protein MRPTYRDRRRWCGWLVALSQLTVLYWLLVGAALAEPPEDPYRSPMWHYNLARYLGEAADIRHSDRVVLKVPHFAEDATQVPLTVDLSAFEHEVAEVVTWIDLNPVPHLFTLRPEAAEVRTVALNFRIQQASTVRAAVRDEQGRWHVGSAHVEAAGGGCTAPSATASNPDWAASFGQLRGALFSPAGGLAGARLKAQLMHPMDSGMVSHIPRFHIEHLELRGASDQGRLASMSLSESASENPLFVFDLEHDGKEDGITLWMRDNGGNVFESRLGG